From a single Rutidosis leptorrhynchoides isolate AG116_Rl617_1_P2 chromosome 5, CSIRO_AGI_Rlap_v1, whole genome shotgun sequence genomic region:
- the LOC139847882 gene encoding NAC domain-containing protein 83-like isoform X1, producing MENTILRLPPGFRFHPTDEELIVHYLKRKVQSLPLSVPIPEADVCKFDPWNLPGDIEKERYLFSTIEIKYPNGKRSNRTTTSGYWKATGLDKQIVMPANKQVLGFKKTLVFYKGKPPKGSKTNWIMHEYKLSKATQGMESWVLCRVFLKKKARKDDEKARPIFYEFIGGPRKFDLNLDGSGSSSSCSSGVTDVDDEEENS from the exons atggaAAATACCATCCTCAGATTGCCACCAGGGTTCAGATTCCATCCAACTGATGAAGAACTAATTGTACATTACTTGAAGCGTAAGGTACAATCCCTTCCTCTCTCTGTCCCCATCCCAGAGGCTGATGTTTGCAAGTTTGATCCTTGGAATTTACCAG GTGATATTGAGAAAGAAAGGTACCTTTTTAGTACAATTGAAATTAAGTACCCAAATGGAAAAAGATCAAATCGGACCACTACTTCTGGTTACTGGAAAGCAACTGGTTTAGACAAACAAATTGTGATGCCAGCAAACAAGCAAGTTCTTGGCTTTAAGAAAACTTTAGTTTTCTACAAAGGCAAGCCACCAAAAGGGTCTAAAACCAATTGGATCATGCATGAGTATAAGCTTTCTAAAGCCACCCAg GGTATGGAAAGTTGGGTGCTTTGCAGGGTATTTTTGAAGAAAAAGGCAAGAAAAGATGATGAGAAAGCAAGGCCAATCTTTTATGAATTTATTGGTGGTCCAAGAAAGTTTGATTTGAATTTGGATGGTAGTGGTTCATCATCTTCATGTTCAAGTGGGGTTACAGatgtagatgatgaagaagaaaataGTTAA
- the LOC139847882 gene encoding NAC domain-containing protein 83-like isoform X2: MENTILRLPPGFRFHPTDEELIVHYLKRKVQSLPLSVPIPEADVCKFDPWNLPGDIEKERYLFSTIEIKYPNGKRSNRTTTSGYWKATGLDKQIVMPANKQVLGFKKTLVFYKGKPPKGSKTNWIMHEYKLSKATQLNFYAGYGKLGALQGIFEEKGKKR; the protein is encoded by the exons atggaAAATACCATCCTCAGATTGCCACCAGGGTTCAGATTCCATCCAACTGATGAAGAACTAATTGTACATTACTTGAAGCGTAAGGTACAATCCCTTCCTCTCTCTGTCCCCATCCCAGAGGCTGATGTTTGCAAGTTTGATCCTTGGAATTTACCAG GTGATATTGAGAAAGAAAGGTACCTTTTTAGTACAATTGAAATTAAGTACCCAAATGGAAAAAGATCAAATCGGACCACTACTTCTGGTTACTGGAAAGCAACTGGTTTAGACAAACAAATTGTGATGCCAGCAAACAAGCAAGTTCTTGGCTTTAAGAAAACTTTAGTTTTCTACAAAGGCAAGCCACCAAAAGGGTCTAAAACCAATTGGATCATGCATGAGTATAAGCTTTCTAAAGCCACCCAg TTGAATTTTTATGCAGGGTATGGAAAGTTGGGTGCTTTGCAGGGTATTTTTGAAGAAAAAGGCAAGAAAAGATGA